A window of Paenibacillus polygoni contains these coding sequences:
- the rhaI gene encoding L-rhamnose isomerase, translated as MKDKAYALFEEQQLARGIDVSHVKQKLAELKIETPSWGYGDSGTRFKVFQKEGVPRNPFEKMEDAAVVHRLTGLAPTVAIHIPWDQVDDYSKLRSHAENLGLRIGAVNPNLFQADEYMLGSVTNSDSRIRRMATDHLLACVDIAKETGSKDVSLWFADGTNYPGQGDIRKRKGWMQEALQEMYQALAPDMRMLIEYKCFEPAFYHTDLADWGMAYNMALKLGDQAQVLVDTGHHLPGANIEHIVAYLLDEKRLGGFHFNSRKYADDDLIVGTVNPYELFLIFYQILQGSMDDDEGIRSGVDKIAYMLDQSHNIEQKIPAMIRSVLNVQTQYAKALLVDHEEVAAAQKNNDVLAAEHAVRRAFEFDVTPLLHAVREEQGLPVDPMEAYLNSRYTAEIAGRGKGGASW; from the coding sequence TTGAAGGATAAAGCCTATGCACTATTCGAAGAGCAGCAGTTAGCTAGAGGAATCGATGTGAGTCATGTAAAACAAAAGCTAGCCGAGCTAAAAATTGAAACTCCTTCTTGGGGTTATGGAGATTCCGGTACACGTTTCAAAGTATTCCAGAAAGAAGGCGTTCCGCGCAATCCTTTTGAGAAAATGGAAGATGCTGCTGTGGTCCATAGGCTGACAGGGCTTGCTCCGACTGTGGCCATTCACATCCCTTGGGATCAAGTGGATGACTATAGTAAACTGCGCTCCCATGCGGAAAATCTCGGACTGCGCATTGGAGCTGTAAATCCGAATTTGTTCCAGGCAGATGAGTACATGCTGGGAAGTGTAACGAACAGCGACAGCAGAATTCGGCGCATGGCAACCGACCATCTGCTTGCCTGTGTAGATATCGCGAAAGAGACGGGTTCGAAAGATGTATCTTTGTGGTTTGCTGATGGAACCAATTACCCGGGACAAGGCGACATCCGTAAGCGCAAAGGCTGGATGCAGGAAGCTTTGCAGGAGATGTACCAAGCACTAGCTCCAGATATGCGGATGCTTATTGAGTATAAATGTTTTGAACCTGCTTTTTACCATACTGATCTGGCAGATTGGGGCATGGCTTACAATATGGCGCTGAAGCTTGGGGATCAGGCCCAAGTGCTGGTGGATACGGGACATCATCTCCCTGGAGCGAATATCGAACATATTGTAGCTTACCTGTTGGATGAGAAAAGATTAGGCGGTTTTCATTTTAACAGCCGTAAATATGCCGATGATGATCTTATCGTTGGTACCGTCAACCCATATGAATTATTCCTTATTTTCTATCAGATCCTGCAAGGAAGCATGGATGATGATGAAGGGATACGAAGCGGTGTAGATAAAATCGCTTATATGCTGGATCAATCTCATAACATTGAACAGAAGATTCCTGCCATGATTCGTTCCGTACTCAATGTTCAGACACAATACGCTAAAGCCCTGCTTGTAGACCATGAGGAAGTAGCAGCTGCTCAAAAAAATAATGATGTACTTGCAGCTGAACACGCGGTAAGAAGAGCATTTGAGTTCGATGTTACTCCATTACTTCATGCTGTGCGTGAAGAACAAGGACTTCCAGTGGATCCGATGGAAGCCTATCTAAACAGCCGTTATACTGCCGAAATTGCAGGGCGCGGCAAAGGAGGGGCCAGCTGGTGA
- a CDS encoding rhamnulokinase produces MSVLAFDLGASSGRAVLGLLRDSRIEIREVHRFSNNPVFAGEHMHWDILRILHEMKQGLLRTKQAGDKVSSVGIDSWAVDFGILGRDGELLGNPYHYRDTQTNGVMEEVLNTITAEHIFQKTGIQFLPFNTIYQLAALKKRDSYLLREGAHLLMIPDLLRYFLTGEKQHEFTNATTTQLFNPVMKDWDRELIKQIGIPEEWFGSIAQPGTEAGMLRSEVTKELGILPLPFIAVAEHDTGSAIAAVPATDGPFAYLSCGTWSLMGTEVKAPIINEQTLSSNFTNEGGVGHTYRLLKNIMGLWIFQETIREWEREGHDVNYDRLLHLAEQAVPFQHFIDPDHSTFLPAGNMTSRIQEYCIKTNQRPPQTQGEIIRCILESLVMKYRYVYELTEQVSEQSFGGLHMVGGGIHNQLLCKWTASALGKPVYAGPVEASAIGNIIVQWINEGVFKSLKEARKAVKESFPVLTYEPENAEAWKEAYQGYVKYTNLAAYV; encoded by the coding sequence GTGAGTGTCCTAGCCTTTGATTTGGGAGCCAGCAGCGGGAGAGCAGTCCTTGGACTGCTCCGTGACTCCCGTATAGAGATAAGAGAAGTACATCGATTTAGTAATAACCCGGTTTTTGCTGGGGAACACATGCACTGGGATATTTTGCGGATTTTGCATGAAATGAAACAAGGGCTGCTTAGAACAAAACAGGCAGGAGATAAGGTAAGCAGTGTCGGTATTGACTCGTGGGCTGTTGATTTTGGGATTCTTGGCAGGGACGGCGAGCTGCTCGGAAATCCATACCATTACCGGGATACGCAGACAAACGGTGTAATGGAAGAAGTGCTGAATACAATAACAGCAGAACATATTTTTCAAAAAACAGGCATACAATTTCTTCCGTTCAATACCATTTATCAGCTTGCTGCCTTGAAAAAACGGGACTCTTATCTGCTGAGAGAAGGGGCGCATCTGCTGATGATTCCAGATTTACTCCGTTATTTTCTGACAGGTGAAAAACAGCATGAATTCACAAACGCGACGACAACCCAGCTGTTTAATCCCGTCATGAAGGACTGGGATAGAGAACTAATCAAGCAGATCGGCATACCGGAAGAATGGTTTGGATCTATTGCTCAGCCAGGCACGGAAGCAGGAATGCTTCGTTCCGAAGTGACCAAAGAACTCGGCATACTTCCCCTTCCCTTCATTGCGGTGGCTGAACATGATACGGGCTCAGCCATTGCTGCGGTCCCGGCGACGGATGGTCCTTTTGCTTACTTAAGCTGCGGTACATGGTCTCTCATGGGCACGGAGGTAAAAGCACCGATTATTAATGAACAGACGCTTTCGAGTAATTTTACGAATGAAGGCGGTGTAGGTCATACTTATCGTCTCTTGAAAAATATTATGGGATTGTGGATTTTTCAAGAAACGATAAGAGAGTGGGAACGAGAAGGGCATGATGTGAATTATGATAGACTTCTTCATTTAGCTGAGCAGGCTGTTCCTTTTCAGCATTTTATAGACCCAGATCATTCCACGTTTCTTCCAGCAGGGAACATGACTTCGAGAATACAAGAATATTGTATAAAGACCAATCAGCGTCCGCCGCAAACGCAAGGAGAGATCATTCGGTGTATACTGGAAAGTCTCGTAATGAAGTATCGGTATGTATATGAGCTGACAGAGCAGGTGTCTGAACAATCGTTCGGCGGGCTTCATATGGTCGGCGGAGGCATTCATAATCAGCTTTTATGTAAGTGGACTGCGAGTGCCCTTGGCAAACCTGTATATGCTGGGCCTGTAGAAGCAAGCGCGATTGGAAATATTATTGTACAATGGATAAATGAAGGCGTTTTCAAATCTCTGAAAGAAGCGAGAAAGGCTGTAAAAGAATCCTTCCCGGTACTTACGTATGAACCGGAGAATGCAGAGGCTTGGAAAGAAGCTTATCAGGGATATGTAAAGTATACAAACTTAGCTGCCTATGTATAG
- a CDS encoding (Fe-S)-binding protein, with amino-acid sequence MKVSLFITCLSDAIYPAVGEAMVRILAKYGVTLQFPNVQTCCGQPAYNSGYFDEARTAARTILEAFEDSDFVVSPSGSCTYMIHHYKDLFKDDPVLADQARRLEAKTYEFTQFLVQVIGITDIGARFPHKVTYHPSCHGSRLLGVKEEPMALLAGVKDIEFVPLPFAEDCCGFGGTFAVKMADISGAMVTEKAEHVVETEAEVLVGLDMACLMNIAGQLRFQNQPVRVMHLAELLYEGVKSS; translated from the coding sequence ATGAAAGTCTCCCTATTTATTACTTGTTTGAGTGATGCCATCTATCCAGCGGTGGGAGAAGCCATGGTACGTATATTGGCTAAATACGGCGTCACTCTTCAATTTCCAAACGTGCAGACTTGCTGCGGTCAACCGGCTTATAACAGCGGATATTTTGACGAAGCGAGAACAGCGGCTAGAACGATTCTGGAAGCATTTGAAGACAGTGATTTTGTAGTCTCACCTTCGGGTTCTTGCACTTATATGATTCATCACTATAAAGACTTATTTAAGGATGATCCTGTTCTCGCAGATCAAGCAAGACGTCTTGAAGCGAAAACCTATGAGTTTACACAATTTTTAGTTCAGGTGATTGGGATTACCGATATAGGTGCTAGATTCCCTCATAAAGTTACGTATCATCCCTCATGTCATGGCAGTCGTTTATTAGGAGTGAAAGAAGAACCGATGGCGCTGCTGGCAGGTGTCAAGGATATCGAGTTTGTTCCTCTTCCTTTTGCGGAGGATTGCTGCGGGTTTGGCGGGACCTTTGCTGTGAAGATGGCAGATATTTCAGGTGCGATGGTAACGGAAAAGGCAGAACATGTCGTCGAGACAGAGGCTGAAGTTCTCGTGGGTCTAGATATGGCATGTCTGATGAATATTGCCGGTCAGCTGCGCTTTCAAAATCAGCCGGTTCGGGTTATGCATCTTGCTGAGCTGCTATACGAAGGGGTGAAGTCTTCATGA
- a CDS encoding LutB/LldF family L-lactate oxidation iron-sulfur protein, with protein MSMGAGKHAVRERAEIALHDEFLRRAVRFTTERLRGGKKLASEEHGRWEEWRERGRQIRLHTIAHLDYYLNLFTENARANGVHVHFAETGEEAVKIALQIAKHREAHSVVKSKSMVTEELHLNHALEEAGIEAIETDLGEYIIQLAGEMPSHIVIPAIHKNRYQIAELLSEVAGETLAPDTTILAGFVRKKLRERFLDADIGMTGCNFAIAETGSMVLFENEGNARMVSTLPRTQITLMGMERIIPSWADLEVMATLLPRSATGQRMTMYMSGITGPKRTEDADGPEQMHIIIVDNGRSLQLGDPEFQELLNCIRCGACLNACPVYRHIGGHAYGSTYSGPIGAVLTPALNKNVAEWDDIASASSLCGACYEACPVKIPLHDMLVSLRRRKVEQGYGNKAETAGMKAFGTVVKKASRFSTAIKMGQIGQKLVVKNGEITLKAGPLKGWNSYRVAPSLAKQSFRQSWKTLESEIRAEHVEMNNDVRIRMQDILNRRQQGDSRDE; from the coding sequence ATGAGCATGGGAGCAGGAAAACATGCCGTTAGAGAACGCGCAGAAATTGCACTGCATGACGAATTTTTACGCAGGGCGGTACGATTTACGACAGAAAGGCTTCGTGGTGGCAAAAAGCTGGCATCCGAAGAGCATGGCAGATGGGAAGAATGGAGAGAGCGCGGAAGACAGATCAGGCTTCATACCATTGCTCATTTGGATTATTATCTGAATCTTTTTACAGAGAATGCGAGAGCAAACGGAGTTCATGTCCATTTTGCCGAGACCGGTGAGGAAGCCGTCAAGATTGCCTTACAGATCGCGAAACACCGGGAAGCTCATTCTGTCGTAAAGTCTAAATCCATGGTCACAGAAGAACTGCATCTGAATCATGCACTAGAAGAAGCGGGAATCGAAGCGATTGAAACGGATCTTGGTGAATATATTATCCAGCTTGCCGGTGAGATGCCTTCTCATATTGTTATCCCGGCTATTCATAAGAATAGATATCAGATTGCCGAGCTGTTATCCGAGGTTGCAGGTGAAACGCTGGCTCCTGATACAACGATTCTCGCAGGATTTGTGCGAAAAAAATTACGAGAACGGTTCCTCGATGCCGATATCGGCATGACGGGATGTAATTTTGCAATTGCGGAGACAGGTTCCATGGTTCTCTTCGAAAATGAAGGGAATGCACGGATGGTGAGCACACTGCCGCGAACGCAGATTACTCTGATGGGCATGGAGCGAATCATCCCGTCATGGGCTGATCTAGAGGTTATGGCAACCCTGCTGCCAAGATCAGCTACAGGTCAGCGTATGACGATGTATATGTCAGGTATAACGGGTCCTAAAAGGACCGAAGATGCCGATGGGCCTGAACAAATGCATATCATTATCGTGGATAACGGACGTTCTTTGCAGCTCGGTGACCCAGAGTTTCAGGAACTGCTGAACTGTATCCGCTGCGGTGCATGTCTAAACGCTTGCCCCGTTTATCGCCACATTGGAGGTCATGCTTACGGAAGCACGTATAGCGGACCGATTGGGGCTGTCCTAACTCCAGCACTAAATAAGAATGTCGCTGAGTGGGATGATATTGCGAGTGCCTCAAGTCTCTGCGGAGCGTGTTATGAAGCTTGTCCTGTGAAAATCCCTTTACATGACATGCTTGTTTCTCTTCGCAGACGTAAAGTCGAGCAAGGGTATGGAAATAAAGCAGAAACCGCAGGGATGAAGGCTTTTGGAACGGTCGTGAAGAAGGCCAGCCGCTTTAGTACAGCGATAAAAATGGGACAAATCGGTCAAAAACTAGTTGTAAAAAATGGTGAAATCACCTTAAAGGCAGGACCGCTTAAGGGTTGGAACAGTTACAGAGTAGCTCCATCGCTTGCAAAACAGTCTTTCAGACAGTCATGGAAGACGCTGGAATCTGAGATCCGGGCAGAGCATGTGGAGATGAACAACGATGTTCGCATACGAATGCAAGATATACTTAACCGTAGACAACAGGGGGACTCGCGAGATGAGTAA
- a CDS encoding LutC/YkgG family protein yields MSKYGESWLAELEQESRRKQDTFMQHIASKLQRPRIKERPARPFRGSPEFWNDTNWDDEKRVEQFSLHFESVGGHVALVSNEQELRAWIEEKAEELEPKRIVCQAQEELRALHLEDSIPYAKITFWNTEEGRDEKVLAAEADIGIVVADGAAAYTGSVMVKSSKEKGRSVSLLPTVLFLIIPRERIRTRMGELLVELGEQGREKLPAGVHFISGPSRSSDIENDLTIGVHGPGIVYAIIVG; encoded by the coding sequence ATGAGTAAATATGGCGAATCTTGGCTTGCGGAACTTGAACAAGAATCCCGGCGCAAACAGGATACATTTATGCAGCATATCGCTTCTAAACTGCAACGACCACGGATAAAGGAACGACCCGCGAGACCCTTTCGAGGTTCACCTGAATTTTGGAATGATACGAATTGGGATGACGAAAAGCGGGTTGAACAATTTTCTCTTCACTTTGAGAGTGTAGGGGGACATGTCGCCCTCGTCTCTAACGAGCAGGAACTTCGTGCATGGATTGAGGAAAAAGCAGAAGAGCTGGAACCTAAGCGGATTGTTTGTCAGGCTCAAGAAGAGCTAAGGGCGCTCCACTTAGAAGATTCCATCCCCTACGCCAAGATTACTTTCTGGAATACGGAGGAAGGAAGGGATGAGAAAGTTCTGGCTGCAGAAGCGGATATTGGGATCGTGGTTGCAGATGGAGCAGCCGCTTATACCGGTTCAGTGATGGTGAAGTCTTCCAAGGAAAAGGGAAGATCGGTAAGTTTACTGCCCACGGTACTTTTTCTTATTATTCCTAGAGAACGAATTCGAACGAGAATGGGCGAACTGCTTGTAGAACTGGGCGAGCAAGGGCGAGAGAAATTACCGGCAGGGGTGCATTTTATATCCGGACCCAGCAGGTCTTCTGATATAGAAAATGATCTGACCATTGGAGTTCATGGTCCTGGAATCGTATATGCGATTATAGTAGGCTAA
- a CDS encoding bifunctional cytochrome P450/NADPH--P450 reductase: MTESVQIPQPKTYGPLGNLPMIEGTAPIQSLSKIAKEYGPIFQMQYPAGRKEVYISGHEFVKDATDEKRFDKRIWAPLQNVRPFAGDGLFTSATNEPNWKKAHNILLSSFSQRAMQGYHTKMLDIAFQLVQKWARLNPDETVDVPADMTRLTLDTIGLCGFDYRFNSFYREDNHPFIDAMVRSLDEGMSQLHRLGIQEMFMVKRKKQFQDDKQFMFNLVDDLIKERKERGGGNSGDLLSHMLEGVDPATGEKLDSENIRFQIITFLIAGHETTSGLLSFAIYYLMKNPDKMKKIVEEVDRVFKDPVPTYNQVRELKYTRMVLNEALRLWPTAPAFSLYAKEDTQIAGKYPIKKNDSVTVLIPALHRDTRVWGDDVEEFKPERFADPSAVPHDAYKPFGNGQRACIGQQFALQEATLVLGLVVKHFEFIDVNNYELKVKETLTLKPDEFHVKVRSRGNLSAALMIPGASAVTAQEQTSEADTAESLPENAHHTPMLVLYGSNLGTAEGIAREVADRAKYQGFDSNVAPMDDYAGDLPKEGVVLIVTASYNGQPPSNAKSFTQWIESAEPGEFEGVRYVVFGCGDHNWASTYQRIPRLIDETLEAKGATRLLGRGESDASGDFETDVDDWSEGLWPDLMQALDLKLVENGKKKGAGLKVKYVSGVAAVPLVETYHAELGHIVKSENLQHAESGRITQHIEIALPEGASYQEGDHLGILPVNPESLVQRVLKRFALQGSSHLVLSASGRSSAHLPVGTPVRLDDLLARSVELQEPATRAQLRELAAYTVCPPHAKELTAMLDDEVYQTEIRAKRITMLDLIERYEACEIPFERFMELLPALKPRYYSISSSPKVSENIVSITVSVVRDAAWSGQGQYKGIASNYLEGLELGAEVFLFVRTPESGFHLPEEAETPIIMIGPGTGVAPFRGFIQARKVMKEQNMKLGEAHLYFGCRNPEHDYLYKEELVAAQEEGLVTLHTAFSRVNGQEKCYVQHLMKQDAEHLLNLLEQGAKMYICGDGTKMAPDVEQTLIAAYQSKHGVSEEEALAWLTGLESAGKYAKDVWAGA, encoded by the coding sequence ATGACAGAATCTGTTCAAATACCACAACCTAAAACCTATGGTCCGCTTGGAAATTTACCCATGATTGAAGGAACGGCTCCGATACAGTCACTATCTAAAATTGCAAAAGAGTATGGTCCGATCTTCCAAATGCAGTATCCTGCTGGACGTAAGGAAGTATATATATCAGGTCATGAATTTGTGAAAGATGCGACAGATGAGAAGCGCTTTGATAAGAGAATATGGGCTCCACTTCAAAATGTTCGGCCGTTTGCGGGCGATGGACTTTTTACGAGTGCAACGAACGAGCCTAACTGGAAAAAAGCACATAACATTTTGTTATCTAGTTTTAGTCAGCGTGCCATGCAAGGGTATCACACCAAAATGCTTGATATTGCTTTTCAGCTCGTTCAGAAATGGGCAAGATTAAACCCTGATGAAACGGTGGATGTTCCGGCTGATATGACCAGACTTACGCTAGATACGATTGGGCTGTGTGGATTTGATTACCGTTTCAACAGTTTTTACAGAGAAGATAATCATCCATTTATCGATGCCATGGTTCGTTCATTGGACGAAGGGATGAGTCAGCTTCATCGATTAGGTATTCAAGAGATGTTTATGGTGAAAAGAAAGAAACAGTTTCAAGATGATAAGCAGTTTATGTTCAATCTTGTGGATGATCTGATCAAGGAACGTAAAGAGCGTGGCGGCGGAAACAGCGGAGATTTACTTTCCCACATGCTCGAAGGTGTGGATCCGGCAACAGGCGAAAAATTGGACTCTGAAAATATACGTTTTCAGATCATTACTTTCCTGATCGCAGGACATGAGACAACAAGCGGTCTTCTGTCATTTGCCATCTACTACTTAATGAAGAATCCAGACAAAATGAAAAAGATTGTAGAGGAAGTTGATCGTGTCTTCAAAGATCCGGTCCCTACGTACAACCAGGTTAGAGAGCTCAAGTATACTCGTATGGTGTTAAATGAAGCACTACGTCTATGGCCAACTGCACCAGCATTTTCTCTTTATGCGAAAGAGGATACACAAATTGCAGGTAAATATCCGATCAAGAAAAACGACAGCGTAACCGTTCTTATTCCGGCGCTGCATAGAGATACTCGGGTATGGGGAGATGATGTGGAAGAGTTCAAACCGGAACGCTTCGCAGATCCAAGCGCAGTACCGCATGACGCTTATAAACCATTTGGTAATGGACAAAGAGCATGTATTGGACAGCAATTTGCCCTTCAAGAAGCTACTCTTGTTCTTGGTCTTGTTGTAAAACATTTTGAATTTATCGATGTTAATAACTATGAGCTGAAAGTAAAAGAGACGCTGACTTTGAAGCCGGATGAATTCCATGTAAAAGTACGCAGCAGAGGAAACTTATCTGCAGCACTTATGATTCCAGGTGCTTCAGCAGTTACCGCACAAGAACAAACGTCAGAAGCGGACACAGCTGAATCATTGCCAGAGAATGCGCATCATACTCCAATGCTTGTACTTTACGGCTCGAACCTCGGTACTGCAGAAGGGATTGCTCGTGAGGTAGCAGACCGGGCTAAATATCAGGGGTTTGATAGTAATGTAGCCCCAATGGATGATTATGCGGGCGATCTGCCAAAAGAAGGCGTCGTGCTTATTGTCACAGCTTCTTATAATGGTCAGCCGCCATCCAATGCAAAATCATTTACGCAGTGGATTGAATCAGCAGAACCAGGTGAGTTCGAAGGTGTTCGTTATGTGGTATTTGGCTGTGGTGACCATAACTGGGCCAGCACTTATCAGCGGATTCCAAGATTGATTGATGAAACCTTGGAAGCAAAAGGAGCGACTCGCCTTCTTGGAAGAGGAGAAAGTGATGCAAGCGGGGATTTCGAAACCGATGTGGATGATTGGTCGGAAGGACTATGGCCTGATCTGATGCAAGCACTGGATCTGAAGCTTGTAGAGAATGGCAAGAAGAAGGGTGCTGGACTGAAAGTGAAATATGTCAGCGGAGTAGCTGCTGTACCCCTCGTAGAGACGTACCATGCTGAACTTGGCCATATCGTTAAAAGTGAGAATTTACAACATGCAGAAAGCGGCAGAATTACTCAGCATATTGAGATTGCTCTTCCAGAAGGAGCATCATATCAAGAAGGAGACCACTTGGGCATCTTGCCTGTTAATCCTGAGTCGCTCGTACAGCGCGTGCTAAAACGGTTTGCTCTTCAAGGAAGCAGTCACCTGGTTCTATCCGCGAGCGGAAGAAGCAGTGCGCATTTACCAGTAGGAACTCCCGTACGTCTTGATGACCTGCTTGCACGCAGTGTAGAACTGCAGGAACCGGCAACTCGTGCACAGCTGCGTGAGCTTGCAGCTTATACCGTATGTCCTCCTCATGCAAAAGAGCTGACAGCTATGCTGGATGATGAGGTATACCAAACCGAAATTAGAGCTAAGAGAATTACCATGCTCGATTTGATTGAAAGATATGAAGCTTGCGAAATTCCATTTGAACGGTTCATGGAATTACTGCCTGCACTGAAACCAAGATACTATTCGATTTCAAGTTCTCCTAAAGTGAGTGAAAATATCGTAAGTATTACAGTAAGCGTAGTAAGAGACGCAGCATGGAGCGGCCAAGGGCAGTATAAAGGAATTGCCTCCAACTACTTGGAAGGTCTCGAATTAGGCGCCGAGGTATTCCTGTTTGTACGTACGCCAGAATCTGGATTCCATCTTCCTGAAGAGGCGGAAACCCCAATTATTATGATTGGCCCAGGTACTGGAGTAGCTCCATTCCGCGGTTTCATTCAAGCGAGAAAAGTGATGAAGGAGCAAAATATGAAACTGGGCGAAGCCCATCTATACTTTGGATGCCGGAATCCGGAACATGACTATCTCTATAAAGAAGAGTTAGTCGCTGCTCAAGAGGAAGGGCTGGTTACGCTTCATACGGCTTTCTCGAGAGTGAATGGACAAGAAAAATGTTATGTACAGCATCTAATGAAACAAGATGCCGAACATCTGCTTAACCTGCTGGAACAAGGAGCCAAAATGTACATTTGCGGTGATGGTACAAAAATGGCACCGGATGTAGAACAAACCTTGATTGCAGCTTATCAGTCGAAACATGGGGTTAGTGAAGAAGAGGCATTAGCTTGGCTGACCGGTCTTGAATCAGCTGGTAAATATGCGAAGGATGTATGGGCAGGAGCTTGA